In a single window of the Orenia metallireducens genome:
- a CDS encoding ACT domain-containing protein, whose translation MNNNNSHERAVVTVLGSDKVGIVAKVTATLAEHNANIIDISQTLLDDLFTMIMLVEVSDLTNGFESLNKELESIGNDLEVKIMLQHEKVFRYMHRI comes from the coding sequence TTGAATAATAATAACTCACATGAAAGAGCAGTAGTCACAGTTTTAGGTAGTGATAAAGTTGGTATTGTTGCTAAAGTAACTGCTACTTTGGCTGAACATAATGCTAATATTATCGATATTAGCCAGACATTATTAGATGATTTGTTTACTATGATTATGTTAGTTGAAGTTAGTGACTTAACTAATGGATTTGAAAGTTTAAACAAAGAGTTAGAGTCAATCGGTAATGACTTAGAGGTTAAAATAATGTTACAACATGAGAAAGTATTCCGTTATATGCATCGTATCTAA
- a CDS encoding L-lactate dehydrogenase: MKVVVIGAGMVGSAVVGELLAHGGISEIYLLDLDRDKAEGEILDYSHTTSYNYNPSANLKIGDYHHCKDADLIIMTAGPSIKKGETRIDLAGKNAKVMREIMENITKYTKDAIIIPVTNPVDIVTYVAAAEFDYPRNKIIGTGTIVDSARLMRIIGNKYNLDPKNIFAYMLGEHGRTSFAAWSISNICGYTLEEFIKVRGFNIKLDKDAIEEDTKKIGMEVWRKKGYTNHGIAAGVGRIVKAISLDEKSILPVSVLLKGEYGIEDVALSVPCIVSENGVEKLLEFPLPKEEIEKLRFSAKSLKDVIEQI; encoded by the coding sequence ATGAAAGTAGTTGTTATTGGTGCAGGTATGGTAGGAAGTGCAGTGGTTGGTGAACTTTTGGCTCATGGTGGGATTTCAGAGATTTATCTGTTGGATCTTGACCGTGATAAAGCAGAAGGAGAAATCTTAGATTATTCCCATACAACATCTTATAATTATAATCCAAGTGCGAATCTGAAGATTGGTGACTATCATCACTGTAAAGATGCTGATTTAATCATTATGACAGCAGGACCTAGTATCAAAAAAGGTGAAACTAGAATCGATTTAGCAGGAAAGAATGCTAAAGTTATGAGAGAGATAATGGAGAATATCACTAAATATACTAAGGATGCTATTATTATTCCTGTCACTAATCCAGTAGATATAGTTACTTACGTGGCAGCAGCAGAGTTTGACTATCCTCGTAACAAGATTATTGGTACAGGGACTATAGTAGATAGTGCTCGCTTAATGAGAATTATTGGTAATAAATATAATTTAGACCCTAAGAATATCTTTGCTTATATGTTAGGGGAGCATGGTAGGACCTCTTTTGCTGCATGGAGTATCTCTAATATCTGCGGTTATACTCTTGAGGAATTTATTAAGGTAAGAGGGTTTAATATTAAACTAGATAAAGATGCTATAGAAGAAGATACTAAAAAGATTGGTATGGAGGTCTGGAGGAAGAAAGGGTATACAAATCATGGTATAGCTGCTGGAGTTGGTAGAATAGTTAAAGCTATCTCTTTAGATGAGAAGTCTATTTTGCCAGTATCAGTTCTCTTAAAAGGGGAATATGGAATTGAAGATGTAGCTCTAAGTGTACCTTGTATAGTCTCTGAAAATGGAGTGGAAAAGTTATTAGAGTTTCCTTTACCTAAAGAAGAGATAGAGAAGTTGAGGTTTTCAGCTAAATCACTAAAGGATGTAATTGAGCAGATTTAA
- a CDS encoding PFL family protein, with amino-acid sequence MLFNTGEILETVKMIESENFDIRTITMGISLRDCSHPDIEILNKNIYEKITTKAKDLVKVANKIEKKFGVPIINKRISVTPISIVANACKETDYTSIAQTLDKAAKEVGVDFIGGFSALVHKGYTSGERNLIKSIPQALATTDRVCSSVNVASTKAGINMDAVLEMGQVIKKCAELTADKDGLGAAKLVVFCNVPEDNPFMAGAFHGTGEPETVINIGVSGPGVVKNVVEKIPDANFNELADTIKRTAFKITRMGELVGQTASEMLGIPFGIVDLSLAPTPAIGDSVANILEGMGLEYCGTHGTTAALALLNDAVKKGGAMASSSVGGLSGAFIPVSEDQGMIEATKVGALSLEKLEAMTCVCSVGLDMIAVPGDTTAETIAAITADEMAIGMINKKTTAVRIIPAPNKTVGDEVVFGGLLGEAPIMKVSKFKADKFVHRGGRIPAPIQSLTN; translated from the coding sequence ATGCTATTCAATACTGGAGAAATTCTAGAGACTGTAAAGATGATTGAATCAGAGAATTTTGATATCAGAACAATAACTATGGGAATTAGCTTAAGGGACTGTTCTCATCCCGATATTGAGATCTTAAATAAGAACATTTATGAAAAAATTACTACTAAAGCTAAAGACTTAGTTAAAGTAGCTAATAAAATCGAAAAGAAATTTGGTGTTCCTATTATAAATAAGAGAATCTCAGTTACTCCAATTTCAATTGTTGCTAATGCTTGTAAAGAGACCGATTATACAAGTATTGCTCAAACTTTGGACAAGGCTGCTAAAGAAGTTGGAGTAGACTTTATAGGTGGATTTTCAGCATTAGTGCATAAAGGATATACAAGTGGTGAGAGAAATCTAATTAAATCTATTCCTCAAGCTTTAGCAACTACAGATAGAGTCTGTTCTTCTGTTAATGTTGCTTCAACTAAGGCTGGAATCAATATGGATGCAGTTTTAGAGATGGGACAGGTTATCAAGAAATGTGCTGAATTAACAGCAGACAAAGATGGCCTTGGAGCAGCAAAACTTGTTGTATTCTGTAATGTACCTGAGGATAATCCATTTATGGCAGGTGCTTTCCATGGAACCGGAGAACCTGAAACTGTTATCAATATCGGAGTAAGTGGTCCAGGAGTAGTAAAGAATGTAGTAGAGAAGATTCCTGATGCTAACTTTAACGAATTAGCAGATACAATCAAGAGAACGGCATTTAAAATCACTAGAATGGGAGAGTTAGTTGGACAGACTGCTTCAGAGATGTTAGGAATTCCCTTTGGAATAGTTGACCTATCTTTAGCCCCAACACCAGCTATCGGTGATAGTGTTGCTAATATCTTAGAAGGCATGGGACTAGAGTATTGTGGTACTCATGGAACTACAGCTGCACTAGCATTATTAAATGATGCTGTTAAGAAGGGTGGAGCAATGGCATCCTCTTCAGTAGGTGGACTTAGTGGTGCTTTCATCCCTGTCAGTGAAGACCAAGGAATGATTGAAGCAACTAAGGTTGGTGCCTTAAGCTTAGAGAAGTTAGAAGCTATGACCTGTGTATGTTCAGTTGGACTTGATATGATTGCTGTTCCAGGAGATACAACTGCGGAAACAATTGCAGCAATCACAGCTGATGAGATGGCTATCGGTATGATTAATAAGAAGACTACAGCTGTTAGAATCATTCCAGCACCTAATAAGACTGTTGGTGATGAGGTAGTATTTGGTGGTTTATTAGGAGAAGCTCCAATTATGAAGGTAAGTAAGTTTAAAGCTGATAAATTTGTTCACCGTGGAGGAAGAATTCCTGCACCTATTCAATCATTGACTAATTAA
- the groES gene encoding co-chaperone GroES, with the protein MNIKPLGDRVVIKAVEKEEVTKSGIVLPDTAKEKPQQGEVVAVGAGKKLDNGEVLAPEVKAGDVVIYGKFAGTEIKHEGQEYLILSEKDILAVIE; encoded by the coding sequence ATGAATATTAAGCCGTTAGGCGACAGAGTGGTAATTAAAGCTGTAGAGAAGGAAGAAGTGACTAAGAGTGGTATCGTATTACCTGATACTGCAAAGGAAAAACCTCAACAAGGTGAAGTAGTAGCAGTAGGAGCAGGTAAGAAATTGGACAATGGAGAGGTTCTGGCTCCAGAGGTTAAAGCTGGTGATGTTGTTATTTATGGTAAGTTTGCTGGTACAGAGATTAAGCATGAAGGTCAAGAGTACCTAATCTTAAGTGAAAAAGATATTTTAGCTGTTATAGAGTAA
- the groL gene encoding chaperonin GroEL (60 kDa chaperone family; promotes refolding of misfolded polypeptides especially under stressful conditions; forms two stacked rings of heptamers to form a barrel-shaped 14mer; ends can be capped by GroES; misfolded proteins enter the barrel where they are refolded when GroES binds) produces the protein MAKELKFGEDARRKLESGVNKLADAVKVTLGPKGRNVVLEQGFGAPLITNDGVTIAKEIELENPYENMGAQVVKEVATNTNDVAGDGTTTATVLAQAIVNEGMKNVAAGANPMVLRKGIHKAVEAAVARIQEISKPIEDRDSIAQVAAISAADEEIGELIAKAMEEVGKDGVISVEESKTMGTDLEVVEGMQFDRGYLSPYMVTDQDQMVADLEDPYILLTDQKINSIKDMLPVLEQIAQQNKPLLIVAEDVEGEALATLVVNSLRGTFQCVAVKAPGFGDRRKAMLEDLATLTGAQVITEDLGLSLENVDVTMLGSANKVKVTKDDTTIVDGAGEQANIEQRVAQIRQQIENTNSDFDREKLEERLAKLAGGVAVIKVGAATETELKERKLRIEDALNATRAAVEEGIVAGGGTALIDVLSALDELDLAGDEATGVDIIRRALEAPVRLIADNAGYEGAVIVEKVKEKEVGIGFNAYKGEFVDMVKAGIVDPAKVTRSALQNAASAAATLLTTETVVVEKKDEDNAGGGMPGMGGMPGMGGMPGMM, from the coding sequence ATGGCAAAGGAATTAAAGTTTGGTGAAGATGCACGCCGTAAATTAGAATCTGGTGTTAATAAATTAGCTGATGCTGTTAAGGTGACTTTAGGACCAAAAGGGCGTAATGTAGTATTAGAGCAAGGTTTTGGTGCTCCATTAATTACAAATGATGGTGTAACTATTGCTAAGGAGATTGAATTAGAGAATCCTTATGAAAATATGGGAGCTCAAGTAGTTAAAGAGGTTGCTACAAATACAAATGATGTAGCAGGAGATGGAACAACTACTGCCACTGTATTGGCACAAGCTATTGTAAATGAAGGTATGAAGAATGTAGCTGCTGGTGCTAATCCAATGGTTTTAAGAAAAGGAATTCATAAAGCTGTTGAAGCTGCTGTTGCTAGAATTCAAGAGATCAGCAAGCCAATTGAAGACAGAGATTCTATTGCTCAAGTAGCTGCTATCTCTGCTGCTGATGAAGAGATTGGTGAGTTAATTGCTAAAGCTATGGAAGAGGTAGGAAAGGATGGAGTTATCTCTGTTGAAGAATCCAAAACTATGGGAACTGACCTTGAAGTAGTAGAAGGTATGCAATTTGATAGAGGTTACTTATCTCCATATATGGTAACTGATCAAGATCAAATGGTTGCTGATTTAGAAGACCCATATATCTTATTAACTGATCAAAAAATCAACTCTATTAAAGATATGTTACCGGTATTAGAGCAGATTGCTCAACAGAATAAACCATTATTAATTGTTGCTGAAGATGTTGAAGGTGAAGCATTAGCTACATTAGTAGTTAATAGTTTAAGAGGAACTTTCCAATGTGTAGCTGTTAAAGCTCCAGGATTTGGTGATAGAAGAAAAGCTATGTTAGAGGATCTTGCTACTTTAACTGGTGCTCAAGTAATCACTGAAGACTTAGGTTTAAGCTTGGAAAATGTTGATGTTACTATGTTAGGTAGTGCTAATAAGGTAAAAGTTACTAAAGATGATACTACTATCGTTGATGGTGCTGGAGAGCAAGCTAATATTGAGCAAAGAGTAGCTCAAATTCGTCAACAGATTGAAAATACAAATTCTGATTTTGATCGTGAAAAGTTAGAAGAGAGATTAGCTAAATTAGCTGGTGGAGTTGCAGTAATCAAAGTTGGTGCTGCTACAGAGACTGAATTAAAAGAGAGAAAGTTAAGAATTGAGGATGCTTTAAATGCTACTCGTGCTGCTGTTGAGGAAGGTATTGTAGCAGGTGGAGGAACTGCATTAATTGATGTATTATCTGCATTAGATGAACTAGATTTAGCAGGTGATGAAGCTACTGGTGTAGATATCATTAGAAGAGCATTAGAAGCTCCTGTAAGATTAATTGCTGATAATGCTGGATATGAAGGTGCTGTAATTGTTGAGAAGGTTAAAGAGAAAGAGGTTGGAATTGGGTTTAATGCATACAAAGGTGAATTTGTAGATATGGTTAAGGCTGGAATTGTTGACCCAGCTAAAGTAACCCGTTCTGCATTACAAAATGCTGCTAGTGCTGCTGCTACATTATTAACTACTGAGACTGTAGTAGTAGAGAAGAAAGATGAAGATAATGCTGGTGGTGGAATGCCAGGAATGGGTGGAATGCCAGGAATGGGCGGAATGCCAGGAATGATGTAA